The Miscanthus floridulus cultivar M001 chromosome 17, ASM1932011v1, whole genome shotgun sequence genome has a window encoding:
- the LOC136518529 gene encoding uncharacterized protein isoform X1 — MPPPPGDCSFTPSELLSFLRLKIAGEPLPATAAAHFHDADIYTADPPLLATLFDPAPAKKGESGSWFFFTHVRPKSSSDSRKSRQVAGGVGTWHSERAPRRVLDDEGNCLGHSQYFSYKLKIGKNCHERTEWYMLEFSDDQEADHERVHGGEPQLVLCNIYKAHTHSRSSNGSTSTPPYSASARKRKAVGEASVKAKRQLFDSSAPASAARSQEQVRSTTPSNLMSSDCIALMTKADGEATMSQLKIGDTSVFSRFWPEPEKSTSDCIALMSKADGEATTSQLKIGDTSDFSRFWPEPEKSFDWGYTTTGGALPTLENCSRANVRDVGDVFCGQDAWPSAFHSSNDTTTFVCGETNPLSWAMRMRAALYVAQTLECYSSKGRAPYHDLHAYMVVFDVDGNPRLACFGLMKNRRDGKSYSTNLAFTPPEYLKTGRVSPKRFAVLAPSCLIS; from the exons ATGCCTCCTCCGCCGGGCGATTGCTCTTTCACCCCGTCGgagctcctctccttcctccgtcTTAAGATCGCCGGCGAGCCCCtccctgccaccgccgccgcacatTTCCACGACGCCGACATCTACACCGCTGACCCGCCCCTGCTCGCGACGCTCTTCGATCCGGCTCCGGCGAAGAAAGGGGAGAGCGGCTCGTGGTTCTTCTTCACCCACGTAAGGCCCAAGAGCAGCAGCGACAGCCGCAAGTCGCGACAGGTTGCGGGTGGAGTGGGCACGTGGCACTCCGAGCGCGCCCCCCGCCGCGTGCTCGACGACGAGGGCAATTGCCTCGGACACAGCCAGTATTTCTCCTACAAGCTCAAGATCGGGAAGAACTGCCATGAGAGGACCGAGTGGTACATGCTGGAGTTCAGCGACGACCAAGAAGCCGATCACGAGCGCGTCCACGGCGGCGAGCCCCAGCTGGTTCTTTGCAACATCTACAAGGCGCATACCCATTCGCGCAGCAGCAACGGATCCACGTCGACACCGCCATACTCCGCATCAGCGCGCAAGAGGAAGGCTGTCGGTGAGGCCTCCGTCAAGGCAAAGCGGCAGCTTTTCGATTCCTCTGCGCCAGCTTCAGCGGCCAGGTCGCAAGAACAGGTCAGGTCTACAACGCCATCCAATCTGATGTCATCAGACTGCATTGCGCTGATGACCAAGGCAGACGGCGAGGCAACAATGTCGCAGTTGAAGATTGGTGATACATCAGTTTTTTCAAGATTTTGGCCTGAACCAGAGAAGTCGACATCAGACTGCATTGCGCTGATGTCTAAGGCAGACGGCGAGGCAACAACGTCGCAGTTGAAGATCGGCGATACATCAGATTTTTCAAGATTTTGGCCTGAACCAGAGAAGTCGTTCGACTGGGGCTACACGACGACCGGCGGCGCTCTTCCTACACTCGAGAACTGCTCACGGGCAAATGTCAGGGACGTCGGCGATGTGTTCTGCGGGCAGGATGCTTGGCCCTCTGCTTTCCATAGCAGCAATGACACCACGACGTTCGTGTGCG GGGAGACAAATCCGTTGAGTTGGGCAATGAGGATGAGGGCTGCGCTTTATGTGGCACAGACATTGGAGTGCTACAGTAGCAAAGGGAGGGCGCCCTATCATGACCTGCATGCATACATGGTCGTCTTTGATGTG GATGGTAACCCTAGACTGGCATGTTTTGGTCTGATGAAGAACAGACGGGATGGAAAGAGCTACAGTACTAATTTGGCCTTCACGCCTCCTGAGTATCTTAAGACAG GCAGAGTAAGTCCTAAGAGGTTTGCAGTTTTGGCACCGTCTTGCTTGATCTCCTGA
- the LOC136518529 gene encoding uncharacterized protein isoform X2: protein MPPPPGDCSFTPSELLSFLRLKIAGEPLPATAAAHFHDADIYTADPPLLATLFDPAPAKKGESGSWFFFTHVRPKSSSDSRKSRQVAGGVGTWHSERAPRRVLDDEGNCLGHSQYFSYKLKIGKNCHERTEWYMLEFSDDQEADHERVHGGEPQLVLCNIYKAHTHSRSSNGSTSTPPYSASARKRKAVGEASVKAKRQLFDSSAPASAARSQEQVRSTTPSNLMSSDCIALMTKADGEATMSQLKIGDTSVFSRFWPEPEKSTSDCIALMSKADGEATTSQLKIGDTSDFSRFWPEPEKSFDWGYTTTGGALPTLENCSRANVRDVGDVFCGQDAWPSAFHSSNDTTTFVCGETNPLSWAMRMRAALYVAQTLECYSSKGRAPYHDLHAYMVVFDVDGNPRLACFGLMKNRRDGKSYSTNLAFTPPEYLKTGNWSHQNHGQDSMKGR from the exons ATGCCTCCTCCGCCGGGCGATTGCTCTTTCACCCCGTCGgagctcctctccttcctccgtcTTAAGATCGCCGGCGAGCCCCtccctgccaccgccgccgcacatTTCCACGACGCCGACATCTACACCGCTGACCCGCCCCTGCTCGCGACGCTCTTCGATCCGGCTCCGGCGAAGAAAGGGGAGAGCGGCTCGTGGTTCTTCTTCACCCACGTAAGGCCCAAGAGCAGCAGCGACAGCCGCAAGTCGCGACAGGTTGCGGGTGGAGTGGGCACGTGGCACTCCGAGCGCGCCCCCCGCCGCGTGCTCGACGACGAGGGCAATTGCCTCGGACACAGCCAGTATTTCTCCTACAAGCTCAAGATCGGGAAGAACTGCCATGAGAGGACCGAGTGGTACATGCTGGAGTTCAGCGACGACCAAGAAGCCGATCACGAGCGCGTCCACGGCGGCGAGCCCCAGCTGGTTCTTTGCAACATCTACAAGGCGCATACCCATTCGCGCAGCAGCAACGGATCCACGTCGACACCGCCATACTCCGCATCAGCGCGCAAGAGGAAGGCTGTCGGTGAGGCCTCCGTCAAGGCAAAGCGGCAGCTTTTCGATTCCTCTGCGCCAGCTTCAGCGGCCAGGTCGCAAGAACAGGTCAGGTCTACAACGCCATCCAATCTGATGTCATCAGACTGCATTGCGCTGATGACCAAGGCAGACGGCGAGGCAACAATGTCGCAGTTGAAGATTGGTGATACATCAGTTTTTTCAAGATTTTGGCCTGAACCAGAGAAGTCGACATCAGACTGCATTGCGCTGATGTCTAAGGCAGACGGCGAGGCAACAACGTCGCAGTTGAAGATCGGCGATACATCAGATTTTTCAAGATTTTGGCCTGAACCAGAGAAGTCGTTCGACTGGGGCTACACGACGACCGGCGGCGCTCTTCCTACACTCGAGAACTGCTCACGGGCAAATGTCAGGGACGTCGGCGATGTGTTCTGCGGGCAGGATGCTTGGCCCTCTGCTTTCCATAGCAGCAATGACACCACGACGTTCGTGTGCG GGGAGACAAATCCGTTGAGTTGGGCAATGAGGATGAGGGCTGCGCTTTATGTGGCACAGACATTGGAGTGCTACAGTAGCAAAGGGAGGGCGCCCTATCATGACCTGCATGCATACATGGTCGTCTTTGATGTG GATGGTAACCCTAGACTGGCATGTTTTGGTCTGATGAAGAACAGACGGGATGGAAAGAGCTACAGTACTAATTTGGCCTTCACGCCTCCTGAGTATCTTAAGACAG GAAACTGGAGTCACCAAAACCACGGGCAAGACTCTATGAAGGGAAGATAA
- the LOC136518529 gene encoding uncharacterized protein isoform X3, translated as MPPPPGDCSFTPSELLSFLRLKIAGEPLPATAAAHFHDADIYTADPPLLATLFDPAPAKKGESGSWFFFTHVRPKSSSDSRKSRQVAGGVGTWHSERAPRRVLDDEGNCLGHSQYFSYKLKIGKNCHERTEWYMLEFSDDQEADHERVHGGEPQLVLCNIYKAHTHSRSSNGSTSTPPYSASARKRKAVGEASVKAKRQLFDSSAPASAARSQEQVRSTTPSNLMSSDCIALMTKADGEATMSQLKIGDTSVFSRFWPEPEKSTSDCIALMSKADGEATTSQLKIGDTSDFSRFWPEPEKSFDWGYTTTGGALPTLENCSRANVRDVGDVFCGQDAWPSAFHSSNDTTTFVCGMPSAPVLPPPAFVCGMPSTPVLQPPAFVCGMPSAPVLPPPGKASWWCGSHNVWSY; from the coding sequence ATGCCTCCTCCGCCGGGCGATTGCTCTTTCACCCCGTCGgagctcctctccttcctccgtcTTAAGATCGCCGGCGAGCCCCtccctgccaccgccgccgcacatTTCCACGACGCCGACATCTACACCGCTGACCCGCCCCTGCTCGCGACGCTCTTCGATCCGGCTCCGGCGAAGAAAGGGGAGAGCGGCTCGTGGTTCTTCTTCACCCACGTAAGGCCCAAGAGCAGCAGCGACAGCCGCAAGTCGCGACAGGTTGCGGGTGGAGTGGGCACGTGGCACTCCGAGCGCGCCCCCCGCCGCGTGCTCGACGACGAGGGCAATTGCCTCGGACACAGCCAGTATTTCTCCTACAAGCTCAAGATCGGGAAGAACTGCCATGAGAGGACCGAGTGGTACATGCTGGAGTTCAGCGACGACCAAGAAGCCGATCACGAGCGCGTCCACGGCGGCGAGCCCCAGCTGGTTCTTTGCAACATCTACAAGGCGCATACCCATTCGCGCAGCAGCAACGGATCCACGTCGACACCGCCATACTCCGCATCAGCGCGCAAGAGGAAGGCTGTCGGTGAGGCCTCCGTCAAGGCAAAGCGGCAGCTTTTCGATTCCTCTGCGCCAGCTTCAGCGGCCAGGTCGCAAGAACAGGTCAGGTCTACAACGCCATCCAATCTGATGTCATCAGACTGCATTGCGCTGATGACCAAGGCAGACGGCGAGGCAACAATGTCGCAGTTGAAGATTGGTGATACATCAGTTTTTTCAAGATTTTGGCCTGAACCAGAGAAGTCGACATCAGACTGCATTGCGCTGATGTCTAAGGCAGACGGCGAGGCAACAACGTCGCAGTTGAAGATCGGCGATACATCAGATTTTTCAAGATTTTGGCCTGAACCAGAGAAGTCGTTCGACTGGGGCTACACGACGACCGGCGGCGCTCTTCCTACACTCGAGAACTGCTCACGGGCAAATGTCAGGGACGTCGGCGATGTGTTCTGCGGGCAGGATGCTTGGCCCTCTGCTTTCCATAGCAGCAATGACACCACGACGTTCGTGTGCGGTATGCCCTCTGCTCCCGTTCTACCGCCGCCTGCGTTCGTGTGCGGTATGCCCTCTACTCCCGTTCTGCAGCCGCCTGCGTTCGTGTGCGGTATGCCCTCTGCTCCCGTTCTGCCACCGCCGGGGAAGGCGTCTTGGTGGTGCGGTAGCCACAACGTTTGGAGCTACTGA